The Sesamum indicum cultivar Zhongzhi No. 13 linkage group LG6, S_indicum_v1.0, whole genome shotgun sequence genomic interval AGCTAAATCTTAGtaagatttgaaaattatattgtagatataacaatattaaacCTTTAATTCACCACTAGatcataataattcataattgagagcatcatatatatatatatataggtagaGTTAAAATTGTGCACaagtatttgagaaaaatgtagTGCATGGAAAAGAGATGAATGAAATTTGGAGAGAGCGTAATTGAAGAGAAATAGTAAAGTAATGTAAAGATAGGAAGGAAGGCAGAGGCACAGCTTTTAAGCACAAGTAGTTAATGATTCCTACGTTTCAGTAATAAAAACCCCTATACCTAATACAATGGACCACTACTACATACGTACAGCCGCAGGTATCCCATCTATGTACTGCccataaaattacaacatatactgtcaaatattatatatataactatttcGATTTTGTCTGAAAACGCCTATtttcaatatacatatacttttagggttttttttggCTTGTATCATAgcttaaaatatgatataacatatatatatatatggtgaattCTCTAATTCCAAGGTATGTTATCTGATTTTGATCGAACCTATATAGTAAAAGTAGTTCATTTTTATGCGGGTTGATATGGAAGTATATTGTTTTTCTAAGGGTGATTTGTTTTGTACACTTACGAATCAAATCGTATTCCACTCTAGAAACTagcaattacatatatttatttttaaaaacgtTGTTCCGAATTTTTAATACAACAACAATGATATTTAAACACATCAAATTGATAGATAATGTATAACTATAATTGCACTTGTTACTtgattattcattattttttaaaatagtatacaCCAAGTACACGATAAATATGTTACATTCTTTACATGATTAACTTCAACTCAGTGGAATTTGATTCGGATAAAATTCCCACTTGGGtagttgttttcttctttgagaatcaagaaaaggaTCCCAAAATGGGGAAAAAGGGGATAGATTTCTCCAATaaaatcatcataattttgctaattaacaaaatagttTATTATCCAAATTGTAATCCACTAACATAAGAATAAgaataacaatataattattatatatgatgaaaaattaaagagaaatgGGAGACAAATAGGTCATCATCCTTCAAATTTGTCATGATTAGGGCTTCCtcaaattatgtaattacaaGATTTGAACATTTCCTTGCTTCTTTTTGCATctttattacaaataccttaATTCACACCCAAAACAGCACACATACCTTCTCCATTCATCAAAAAAGAGGTAAACACACATTCTATCTTACTTTCGTGCCATatattagtgtaatatttaatatatttttatttaaatttataatttaattagatttattttttataaatattgccAATCATATATTAACGTATCATGAATCAATATGTGATAGAAAATTCacgaaaaaattttaaaaataaaaaagaattgattttttaacagtaaaaaacaaaagaaatattctttgcgtataaataaataaataaaagcaatgAGTTGTACAGAATGAAAAATTCGAAAGCGCCCAAAAATCTTGGCCTATGATTTCAAGCAGCTTTTTTATTCCCATACGGTGGCTAGTGTATACCACGCGCCGGCGTGTTGCGCGTATACCGATCAGTTATGATTACAGATCTGTATCTCTTAATAACTGAGACCTAATAATCTTGATTGATTAACGCCGATCTTCAACTCCtatccttattttatttacaatcatctgagtaattagattaaacttgaaaaaagATTAGATCAGACCCTTTACACGTGCGTCAGAACTCCGGTAATGAGACGTTATTTCGACATTCATCAAGCGACGGCGACCACAGCGGCGAAGCCGGCAGCTTTAGCTTCTGAAAGTACTCCCGTATATCAATCCCACCCTCCGTAATCTCGATGTCGTCCCTTGACGGCAAGAACGGCGGCCGTAAAACTTCCGTCAGCAAATCCCACCTCAACCCCCGGAAGAACTCGTGCTCCTTAATCTCGGACGCGCCCCTGCGGTACCCCAGGCGGCGCGTTGGGTCCTTGTCCAGCAACTTCCCTATCAAGTCTGTTAGTGCATTGGGTTTTCCGATGAATTCTGGCTCCGCCAATAGTATTTTCCTGAACGTCTCCTTCCGATTCTTCCCCTTAAACGGTGTCGTCCCGTACAGCATTTCGTAGCATAGAACTCCTAGAGCCCACCAGTCGACGGCGAATTCATGACCATCACCTCGTATAACCTCCGGAGCCACGTATTCCTCAGTGCCCACGAAAGAATTCGAGCGCTCGTTTGTTGAAAAATCGTTGGGATTTCTCCGGCTAACGGGAGAAACACGTGCGCTTTTTGCTTTCTTCAACCCCTTCTTGTTGTGGAAAGCGTGGTTTCCTCCTCCTCTTTTTGGAACTACGAAGCGCGTGATCTTTCTATTCATCGGCGGATGCTTCACCGGCTTTTCTTCCTCAGGATCGGAATGAAAGTTCGGATAACCGGATTTTCTCGGGACCAAGTCACGTGACAAGTCGAAGTCCGTCAGCGTCACATGACCAGACTGTTGCACGAGGATGTTTTCCGGCTTGAGGTCTCTGTAAACAATGCCTCGCTCATGGAGGTGTTGGAGAGCGCAGATGATTTCAGCCAAGTAGAAGCGAATGACTGCCGGAGAGAAAACGTGGTCGTTTTGGCGGTAGCGGAGCACGTTGAGGTCACCGCCTGGGCAGAAGGGGATGGCCCAGTAAATGAACTCTTGAGTCTCCGAGGATCCAATGAGGTGGGGCAGAAAGGGGTGAGAGGCGGCAGCGGAGAGACGGCTGAGGACGGAGATTTCGTGGCGGGCTCGGCGAGGCGGCAGAGACGGCTGAGGACGGAGATTTCGTGGCGGGCTCGGCGGTCGGCGTGGTGATGGAGGGATGATGACTTCTCCACCACCTTGAGGGCGAAGGGTTGGTGGCGGGAGTTGTCGTAGACGAGGAATACTGTTCCGGTGGCACCTTTGCCGAGTACTTTGATGGCACGGAGGTTGTCTATATGGAGCTCCGGCGGCGGAGTATTATGGCTATCCCTATCCATATTGTATTTCTCTTTCTGGAACAAACAGAGAATGGTAATGT includes:
- the LOC105163556 gene encoding serine/threonine-protein kinase UCNL-like, which gives rise to MDRDSHNTPPPELHIDNLRAIKVLGKGATGTVFLVYDNSRHQPFALKVVEKSSSLHHHADRRARHEISVLSRLSAAASHPFLPHLIGSSETQEFIYWAIPFCPGGDLNVLRYRQNDHVFSPAVIRFYLAEIICALQHLHERGIVYRDLKPENILVQQSGHVTLTDFDLSRDLVPRKSGYPNFHSDPEEEKPVKHPPMNRKITRFVVPKRGGGNHAFHNKKGLKKAKSARVSPVSRRNPNDFSTNERSNSFVGTEEYVAPEVIRGDGHEFAVDWWALGVLCYEMLYGTTPFKGKNRKETFRKILLAEPEFIGKPNALTDLIGKLLDKDPTRRLGYRRGASEIKEHEFFRGLRWDLLTEVLRPPFLPSRDDIEITEGGIDIREYFQKLKLPASPLWSPSLDECRNNVSLPEF